The following coding sequences lie in one Aspergillus puulaauensis MK2 DNA, chromosome 3, nearly complete sequence genomic window:
- a CDS encoding Pal1 family protein (COG:S;~EggNog:ENOG410PN5G;~InterPro:IPR013226;~PFAM:PF08316), whose protein sequence is MSAPQQTTLSYYPPGVSLGPQASPSPSSQQFPVNLGSNNPFRTRTLSPSNSIPSGGRPERPKSTNPFLDDTDPISPQSAPSASLPDQQPDMTQNTRDLFENLSLNAAPKANGMRPAPPRPEKRPQNAPLKSRPPRPSRERSQGRSDDPFNIFADPPDRPPKPKGSGSRSRDRERRPRRNSESSVMERTPKLLDDDDERRRRERRRREREGRHKDGKSRSSRKGYQLDIIDKLDVTSIYGTGMFHHDGPFDACNPHRNRKGQRAAPLQAFPKDSSNMALGGAGPNNEKMDLDRFHGRMQEGYSDFASTGVADNSKTEGVSFDPTSRIEPIHGDPSMGLGTSTFLDGAPASRAAIRENQTDPTNGVGGLQRKKSLAQRIRGGINRPPPRVLSPQSYGSPATPNSPRNERNPFFQDYDDAWDKKGARINSADESRGVPEGGRVRSSSSPKQATSSLERRLTDERTEAKAEEPKNTGGGGFINRMKSLRKPQPPRRRVTDE, encoded by the exons ATGAGCGCCCCTCAACAAACCACTTTGTCCTACTACCCACCCGGCGTCTCGCTGGGCCCGCAAG cttccccttctccttctaGCCAGCAGTTCCCAGTTAACTTGGGCTCCAACAACCCCTTTCGGACTCGTACTCTGTCACCTTCCAACTCTATTCCATCAGGCGGGCGACCCGAACGACCAAAGTCGACAAACCCCTTTCTGGATGATACCGATCCCATTTCGCCGCAATCAGCTCCAAGTGCTTCATTGCCCGACCAGCAGCCCGACATGACGCAGAACACACGCGATCTTTTC GAAAATCTCTCTTTAAACGCTGCTCCTAAAGCCAATGGAATGCGGCCAGCGCCCCCTCGCCCCGAGAAGCGTCCGCAGAATGCGCCTCTAAAGAGCCGACCTCCACGACCCTCAAGAGAACGTTCCCAAGGTCGATCCGATGACCCATTCAACATCTTCGCTGACCCTCCGGACAGACCCCCGAAGCCTAAAGGATCGGGTTCCAGGTCGCGGGATCGCGAAAGACGACCACGCAGAAACTCAGAGTCATCTGTCATGGAGCGAACCCCGAAGCTGcttgatgacgatgatgagcgACGCCGACGTGAAAGACGCCGACGTGAGCGCGAGGGTCGCCATAAGGATGGCAAGTCCCGGTCGTCTCGGAAGGGTTACCAGTTGGATATCATTGATAAACTGGATGTGACCAGCATCTACGGCACTGGAA TGTTCCACCACGATGGACCTTTCGACGCCTGCAATCCCCACCGCAACCGCAAAGGACAGCGCGCCGCTCCACTGCAGGCGTTTCCCAAGGACTCGTCCAACATGGCTCTTGGTGGCGCCGGCCCCAACAATGAAAAAATGGATCTTGACCGGTTCCACGGCAGGATGCAGGAGGGGTACAGCGACTTTGCTTCGACTGGCGTGGCTGATAATAGCAAGACTGAGGGTGTGTCTTTTGACCCGACTTCGCGCATTGAACCAATCCACGGAGACCCTTCCATGGGTCTGGGTACCAGTACCTTCCTGGACGGTGCACCCGCCAGTCGTGCAGCTATCCGCGAGAACCAAACTGATCCGACTAACGGCGTCGGTGGCTTGCAGCGGAAGAAGAGTCTTGCTCAGAGAATCCGAGGCGGCATCAACCGTCCTCCACCCCGGGTATTATCTCCGCAGTCTTATGGCTCTCCTGCTACTCCAAATTCCCCGCGCAACGAGAGGAACCCATTCTTCCAGGACTACGACGACGCTTGGGATAAGAAGGGCGCTCGGATCAACTCCGCTGATGAGTCACGTGGTGTCCCAGAAGGTGGACGAGTCCGTTCATCTAGTAGCCCTAAGCAGGCAACTAGCTCCTTGGAAAGACGGCTTACAGATGAGCGAACCGAAGCGAAAGCTGAAGAGCCCAAGAATACCGGCGGAGGCGGTTTCATCAACCGAATGAAGAGTCTGCGAAAGCCCCAGCCGCCAAGAAGGCGAGTCACCGATGAGTGA
- a CDS encoding alkaline phosphatase (COG:P;~EggNog:ENOG410PIDS;~InterPro:IPR001952,IPR017850;~PFAM:PF00245;~SECRETED:SignalP(1-18);~go_function: GO:0003824 - catalytic activity [Evidence IEA];~go_function: GO:0016791 - phosphatase activity [Evidence IEA]), producing the protein MRPASFAGVALFATGAFGQYFQRLGGCPSLGCVFPPDQADFLPGQHFDIRLEVHSPVNGSEARKGVPDPNFKFTVGKKGQEGVAVTEFFDIEDSKLENWQFTWYEDLFAQDAERPSLVNVTSKAYRNLALYEPGEYEAILTYYGEEQTVANWLVRDVPKKRRAKNVVLFIGDGMTTNMITAARLIAHKSINGKYQTKLQMDKFPVLGHQMTHSMDSFITDSANSAAALYGGHKTTVNALGVYADSSEDPFDDPKFELIPEIFRRQHPNAGIGIVSTAFLADATPGALTSHTRLRSEYDHVISTFLDGITNYTWTDFDGPDVLFGAGAENFLSSEDAPRDYYKLFTEKGYSLSLNKTSLEAASNKDRALGLFSISNLPTWLDRNVYQSNLKEQANHPDGSGRDAEDLPGLKDMTLKAIDVLDGRRRDEGWFLMAEAASIDKQMHTLDYDRSLGELLELDDTIRATIEKLEKLGSLEDTLVIVTADHGHGFDVTGAVDTVYLEEQEDDRDKRRAVGTYENSGLSQYTVAGANSLRYSEGVHFPSRWDPRYALHAGTGAFPDHRENYKVHKDGPRTPAEEGGDKTMYASYKDAVSGFLINGTLAPDVDQGVHSLTDVPVFALGPCQELFGGVYSSVDIFFNIAECLGLAETKGGKQ; encoded by the exons ATGAGGCCCGCTTCCTTTGCCGGTGTGGCATTGTTTGCCACTGGTGCTTTTGGTCAATACTTCCAGCGTCTGGGTGGCTGTCCTTCCCTGGGCTGTGTCTTCCCGCCCGACCA GGCCGACTTTCTCCCCGGACAACACTTCGATATTCGGCTGGAGGTCCACTCTCCTGTCAATGGATCTGAGGCACGCAAGGGTGTTCCTGACCCTAACTTCAAATTCACCGTTGGCAAGAAGGGACAGGAAGGCGTCGCTGTGACCGAGTTCTTCGACATTGAGGATTCCAAGCTCGAGAACTGGCAATTCACCTGGTACGAAG ATCTATTCGCTCAGGATGCTGAAAGACCCTCCCTTGTCAACGTTACCTCCAAGGCCTACAGAAACCTTGCGCTCTACGAACCAGGCGAGTATGAGGCTATCCTGACCTACTACGGCGAGGAGCAGACCGTTGCGAACTGGCTTGTCCGCGACGTTCCCAAGAAGCGTCGCGCTAAGAacgtcgtcctcttcatcggcgaCGGAATGACCACCAACATGATCACTGCTGCTCGTTTGATTGCACACAAGAGCATCAATGGAAAGTACCAGACCAAGCTGCAGATGGACAAGTTCCCTGTACTCGGCCACCAGATGACCCACTCCATGGACTCTTTCATCACCGACTCTGCCAACTCCGCCGCTGCTCTGTACGGAGGCCACAAAACCACTGTCAACGCCCTCGGTGTCTATGCGGACTCTTCCGAGGATCCCTTTGATGACCCCAAGTTCGAGCTTATTCCTGAGATCTTCCGCCGCCAGCACCCCAACGCTGGTATTGGTATCGTCTCTACTGCTTTCCTTGCTGATGCCACCCCCGGTGCTCTTACTTCCCACACCCGTCTTCGCAGTGAATATGACCACGTTATCAGCACCTTCCTTGATGGCATCACTAACTACACCTGGACTGATTTCGATGGCCCTGATGTTCTGTTCGGTGCTGGCGCCGAGaacttcctctccagcgAGGATGCCCCGCGCGACTACTATAAGCTGTTCACCGAAAAGGGCTACAGCCTCAGCCTGAACAAGACCTCTCTTGAAGCCGCCTCCAACAAGGACCGCGCCCTTGGCCTtttctccatttccaaccTGCCCACCTGGCTCGACCGCAACGTCTACCAGTCTAACCTCAAGGAGCAGGCCAACCACCCCGATGGATCCGGTCGTGACGCCGAGGATCTGCCCGGCCTCAAGGACATGACTCTCAAGGCTATTGACGTCCTCGACGGCCGTCGTCGCGACGAGGGTTGGTTCTTGATGGCCGAGGCCGCCAGCATTGACAAGCAGATGCACACTCTTGACTACGACCGCTCCCTCGGTGAGCTCCTTGAGCTTGACGACACTATCCGCGCCACCATTgagaagctcgagaagctcggtTCTCTCGAAGACACGCTTGTCATTGTCACTGCTGACCACGGCCACGGTTTCGATGTCACTGGTGCTGTCGACACTGTTTACCTCGAGGAACAAGAGGACGACCGTGACAAGCGCCGTGCCGTCGGCACCTACGAGAACTCTGGTCTGTCCCAGTACACCGTTGCTGGCGCCAACTCTCTCCGTTACTCTGAGGGTGTTCACTTCCCCTCCCGCTGGGACCCCCGCTACGCCCTTCACGCCGGTACGGGTGCTTTCCCCGATCACCGTGAGAACTACAAGGTCCACAAGGACGGCCCTCGTACCCCGGCGGAAGAAGGTGGCGACAAGACCATGTACGCAAGCTACAAGGATGCGGTCAGCGGCTTCTTGATCAACGGAACCCTTGCGCCCGATGTCGACCAGGGCGTCCACTCCCTGACCGATGTCCCTGTCTTCGCTCTTGGTCCTTGCCAGGAGCTTTTTGGCGGTGTCTACAGCTCCGTcgacatcttcttcaacatcgccgagtGCCTGGGCCTGGCCGAGACCAAGGGCGGAAAGCAGTAA
- a CDS encoding uncharacterized protein (COG:F;~EggNog:ENOG410PFVF;~InterPro:IPR001365,IPR032466;~PFAM:PF00962;~go_function: GO:0019239 - deaminase activity [Evidence IEA]), producing the protein MAQTGIEKHISERSALLEKEKFSRHDHAFKQRMSPVAKSAAAVLSNIRKKELETFWTTPATSSNSNRRCDLKEVMFPGMSFALSRDRMEKTKLWKIISAMPKGCLLHAHMEAMIDIGWLIEQALEIPGFYITSPKSLFPGDKWSEPFEFVYRPGAQVGAEANIWQADYTPNQPVPVSVAARTCPGGVEGFKAWAVSRMTINEEEALQHHHGIGDIWKKFMSCFIAISGLFFTEPIFRRCIPRLLQQLHEDGIRYVELRLGINQPFFREGSDVAEPDFLYFMQCFQEEVHSYVSSPQGAGFWGARIIWTALRMFPDGPIKKSMEHCIACKKAYPASIAGFDYVGQEDLGRPLIDLLPLTKWFEQQCAKNQLQIPFFFHAGECLGDGDSTDSNIVDAILLNSRRIGHAFSLYKHPLLIDLVKDKKILIEMCPISHEVLRLTSNILMHPMPALLSRGVAVSLNNDDPAVLGHGQNGLSHDFYQVMAAFENTGLAGLATMAEDSIRWAAFEDETEPEWLEGIEGRGNGSKAARMTEWRTAFEKWCEWIVEEFEER; encoded by the coding sequence ATGGCCCAAACCGGGATCGAAAAACATATCTCCGAGCGCTCTGCGCtcctggagaaagaaaagttcAGTAGACACGACCACGCCTTCAAACAGAGGATGTCCCCGGTCGCAAAAAGCGCAGCGGCCGTCCTCTCCAACATCCGCAAGAAGGAACTGGAGACGTTCTGGACAACGCCTGCGACGTCTTCCAATTCGAATCGCCGCTGCGACCTGAAGGAGGTTATGTTCCCGGGCATGTCGTTTGCCTTGTCGCGGGATCGcatggagaagacgaagtTGTGGAAGATTATTTCCGCTATGCCGAAAGGCTGTCTGCTGCATGCGCATATGGAAGCTATGATTGATATTGGCTGGCTTATTGAGCAGGCGCTTGAGATTCCGGGATTTTATATTACGAGTCCGAAGTCGCTGTTCCCTGGGGATAAGTGGTCGGAGCCGTTTGAATTTGTGTATCGGCCTGGTGCACAGGTTGGGGCTGAGGCGAATATTTGGCAGGCGGATTATACACCAAACCAGCCAGTGCCGGTGTCAGTTGCGGCTAGGACGTGTCCTGGTGGTGTGGAAGGGTTTAAAGCGTGGGCTGTGTCGAGGATGACCATTaatgaggaagaggctctacagcatcatcatggGATTGGTGATATCTGGAAGAAATTCATGTCTTGTTTTATCGCCATCTCTGGACTATTTTTTACAGAGCCGATATTTCGACGGTGCATACCGAGACTGTTACAGCAGCTCCACGAGGACGGCATCAGATACGTCGAACTGCGTCTAGGTATCAACCAGCCCTTCTTCCGCGAGGGCTCGGACGTGGCAGAGCCCGATTTCTTATACTTCATGCAATGCTTCCAAGAGGAAGTGCATTCTTACGTATCCTCTCCCCAAGGTGCTGGGTTCTGGGGCGCGAGGATAATTTGGACAGCCCTGCGTATGTTCCCTGATGGACCAATCAAGAAGTCCATGGAGCACTGTATAGCTTGCAAGAAGGCATACCCGGCCTCCATAGCGGGCTTCGACTACGTCGGACAGGAAGATCTAGGCCGGCCCTTGATCGACTTACTCCCCCTTACCAAATGGTTCGAGCAACAATGTGCCAAGAATCAACTCCAAatacccttcttcttccacgccGGCGAATGCCTAGGCGATGGCGATAGCACCGACAGCAACATCGTGGATGCCATATTGCTGAACTCCCGAAGAATCGGCCACGCCTTCTCGCTGTATAAACACCCCCTCCTTATCGATCTCGTTAAGGACAAGAAAATCCTCATCGAAATGTGCCCTATCTCCCATGAAGTGCTACGCCTGACCTCAAATATCCTGATGCACCCGATGCCCGCGCTCCTGTCGCGCGGCGTGGCTGTTTCATTGAACAACGATGACCCGGCTGTACTCGGGCATGGACAAAACGGACTAAGCCACGACTTTTACCAGGTCATGGCAGCGTTTGAGAACACGGGTCTTGCGGGGCTGGCGACGATGGCGGAGGATAGTATCCGATGGGCAGCTTTTGAGGATGAGACGGAACCTGAGTGGCTCGAGGGCATTGAGGGTCGCGGGAATGGGTCGAAGGCAGCCCGGATGACAGAATGGAGGACCGCTTTTGAGAAGTGGTGCGAATGGATCGTTGAGGAATTCGAGGAGAGGTAG
- the MCM2 gene encoding MCM DNA helicase complex subunit MCM2 (COG:L;~EggNog:ENOG410PFZA;~InterPro:IPR033762,IPR027417,IPR001208,IPR041562, IPR027925,IPR008045,IPR031327,IPR012340,IPR018525;~PFAM:PF00493,PF17855,PF17207,PF07728,PF12619, PF14551;~go_component: GO:0005634 - nucleus [Evidence IEA];~go_component: GO:0042555 - MCM complex [Evidence IEA];~go_function: GO:0003677 - DNA binding [Evidence IEA];~go_function: GO:0005524 - ATP binding [Evidence IEA];~go_process: GO:0006260 - DNA replication [Evidence IEA];~go_process: GO:0006270 - DNA replication initiation [Evidence IEA];~go_process: GO:0032508 - DNA duplex unwinding [Evidence IEA];~go_process: GO:1905775 - negative regulation of DNA helicase activity [Evidence IEA]), protein MSSPLRPSTSAANRGLGNLGRRKRSREPDDDASSVAPPSSPPPSSPPMLPFDDDEDERDEEAELDIDDIEEMAEDEDGIDLFGDTFDRDYRSGKEDRYRGRYIDDGDDQEEIDIGARRELEARLDRRDLELSRRRRMPAAFLQDDEDGDIDLTQQPRRRRHAYDEDRDDIEMVDNGLEELSLEELVDIKSSNITDWVTQPQVLRSIYREFKAFLTEFTDPTGSSVYGNKIKTLGEVNSASLEVSYTHLSSTKAVLGYFLANEPTEVLKVFDQVALDVTLFHYPQYHDIHNEIHVRITDLPIVYTLRQLRQSHLNCLVRVSGVVTRRTGVFPQLKYVMFTCGKCGTTLGPFQQEASSEVKISFCQNCSSRGPFTVNSERTVYRNYQKLTLQESPGSVPAGRLPRQREVILLADLIDTAKPGDEIEITGIYRNSYDAQLNNKNGFPVFATIIEANHVIKSHDQQAGFHLTEEDEREIRALSRDPDVVEKIIRSIAPSIYGHQDVKTAVALSLFGGVRKEAQGKMSIRGDINVLLLGDPGTAKSQILKYVEKSAHRAVFATGQGASAVGLTASVRRDPLTSEWTLEGGALVLADRGTCLIDEFDKMNDQDRTSIHEAMEQQTISISKAGIVTTLQARCAVLAAANPIGGRYNSSAPFSENVQLTEPILSRFDILCVVRDLVDPSEDERLASFVIESHHRANPSKPLRDEKGNLINTDGERIDEDGYRVDNEGSRLPLRTDESEARNAAKDNEEDEKDGEIPQELLRKYILYAREHCHPKLYQIDQDKIARLFADMRRESLATGAYPITVRHLEAIMRIAEAFCKMRLSEYCSAQDIDRAIAVTVDSFIGSQKVSAKRALSRAFAKYTLSRPKPQSKRKAGISAQGPFDTRRSQATR, encoded by the exons ATGAG TTCACCCCTCCGTCCAAGCACATCTGCTGCGAATCGCGGCTTGGGAAACCTGGGTCGGCGAAAGCGATCCAGAGAGCCCGATGACGATGCTTCGTCCGTAGCCCCTCCTTCAAGTC CACCCCCTTCGTCCCCTCCTATGCTGCCtttcgacgatgatgaggacgagcgAGATGAGGAAGCTGAATTAGACATTGATGATATCGAGGAGATggcagaggatgaggatggaatCGATCTTTTCGGTGACACATTCGATAGAGATTATCGGAGCGGAAAAGAAGATCGCTACCGGGGCAGATACAtcgatgatggtgatgatcAGGAGGAAATCGATATCGGTGCACGTCGTGAACTTGAGGCTCGCCTGGATAGAAGAGATCTTGAACTTTCCCGACGCCGCCGAATGCCGGCGGCCTTCTTAcaagacgacgaggatggcgatatcgATTTGACTCAGCAGCCACGTCGCCGCAGGCACGCTTACGACGAGGATCGCGACGATATCGAGATGGTCGACAACGGTCTCGAAGAACTTTCCTTGGAAGAGCTTGTCGATATCAAGTCATCTAACATCACTGACTGGGTGACACAGCCCCAAGTCCTGCGCTCCATTTACCGAGAATTCAAGGCCTTCTTGACGGAATTCACAGACCCCACCGGTAGCTCGGTCTACGGAAACAAGATTAAGACTCTTGGTGAGGTAAACTCTGCTTCGCTCGAAGTTTCGTACACGCACTTGAGCAGTACCAAGGCCGTTCTTGGATATTTCCTCGCCAACGAGCCCACAGAAGTTCTCAAGGTTTTCGACCAGGTCGCCCTAGACGTTACCTTATTCCACTACCCACAATATCATGACATTCATAACGAAATTCATGTCCGAATCACCGATCTTCCCATTGTATATACCCTCCGCCAACTGCGCCAGTCTCATCTGAACTGTCTCGTTCGCGTCAGTGGAGTCGTCACCCGCCGGACGGGTGTCTTCCCACAGTTGAAATATGTCATGTTCACCTGTGGAAAATGTGGCACTACTCTAGGTCCTTTCCAACAAGAGGCCAGCTCTGAAGTGAAGATCTCCTTCTGCCAGAATTGCTCATCTAGAGGCCCATTCACTGTCAACTCAGAAAGGACTGTATACAGAAACTACCAAAAATTAACTCTGCAAGAATCTCCCGGGTCCGTCCCTGCGGGTCGACTTCCCAGACAGCGAGAGGTGATCCTCCTTGCGGATCTTATCGACACAGCTAAACCAGGAGATGAAATCGAAATCACCGGTATCTACCGTAACAGTTACGACGCACAGCTGAACAACAAGAACGGATTCCCTGTCTTCGCAACAATCATCGAAGCCAACCATGTGATCAAGTCTCACGACCAGCAGGCTGGTTTCCATTTGACAGAAGAGGACGAACGTGAGATCCGGGCTTTGTCTCGCGATCCAGACGTTGTCGAGAAGATTATCCGTTCAATTGCTCCCAGTATCTACGGCCATCAAGATGTTAAGACAGCCGTTGCCCTTTCTCTTTTCGGTGGTGTTCGTAAAGAGGCACAAGGCAAAATGTCGATCCGTGGGGATATCAACGTCTTGCTTCTTGGTGATCCTGGTACTGCCAAATCTCAGATCCTGAAGTACGTCGAGAAGTCCGCCCACCGTGCGGTCTTTGCGACAGGTCAAGGAGCCAGTGCTGTCGGTTTGACAGCCAGTGTCCGCCGCGACCCCCTGACAAGCGAATGGACCCTGGAAGGAGGAGCGCTCGTGCTTGCAGACCGTGGCACCTGTCTCATTGACGAATTCGACAAGATGAACGACCAGGACCGTACATCCATCCACGAAGCGATGGAACAACAAActatctccatctccaaggCCGGTATCGTCACAACTCTTCAAGCTCGCTGTGCCGTCCTCGCTGCAGCTAACCCCATCGGTGGCCGCTACAACAGCAGTGCGCCCTTCTCCGAGAATGTCCAACTCACTGAACCCATTCTTTCCCGTTTCGACATCCTGTGTGTCGTCCGTGACCTCGTCGATCCCAGCGAGGACGAGCGCCTAGCCAGCTTCGTCATTGAGTCCCACCACCGCGCAAACCCTTCAAAGCCTCTCCGCGATGAGAAAGGAAACCTCATCAACACAGACGGTGAACgcattgatgaggatggctACCGCGTTGACAACGAAGGAAGCCGCCTTCCCCTTCGAACCGACGAATCTGAAGCCCGCAATGCGGCAAAGGacaacgaggaggacgagaaagATGGCGAGATCCCGCAAGAACTTCTCCGCAAATACATTCTCTACGCCAGAGAACATTGCCACCCGAAGCTCTACCAGATCGACCAAGACAAGATCGCTCGTCTCTTCGCCGACATGCGCCGTGAATCTCTCGCCACAGGCGCATACCCAATTACT GTCCGTCACCTTGAAGCCATCATGCGTATCGCCGAAGCTTTCTGCAAAATGCGCCTCTCCGAATACTGTTCCGCCCAAGACATCGACCGTGCCATCGCCGTCACCGTGGACTCTTTCATTGGCAGCCAGAAGGTTAGCGCCAAGCGCGCGCTATCGAGGGCTTTCGCTAA ATACACACTCTCCCGACCAAAGCCGCAATCAAAACGGAAGGCCGGCATCTCAGCGCAGGGCCCCTTTGACACGAGAAGGTCGCAGGCGACAAGGTAA
- the SOH1 gene encoding mediator of RNA polymerase II transcription subunit 31 (BUSCO:EOG09265KF9;~COG:K;~EggNog:ENOG410PSFP;~InterPro:IPR038089,IPR008831;~PFAM:PF05669;~go_component: GO:0016592 - mediator complex [Evidence IEA];~go_function: GO:0003712 - transcription coregulator activity [Evidence IEA];~go_process: GO:0006355 - regulation of transcription, DNA-templated [Evidence IEA]), with protein sequence MAQQQPDEAQPPATLTNPRFTLELEFVSSLASPYYLSHLAVTYPNLLGISKSGNDSDVNDDSSDPEAEAFAAYLAYLYSYWKTPEYSQFLTHPGATLRALRLLQEEAFRRDIIRPQVIEGLAGMDVNGEQSGPAESGDQDGQPDKTDQGVEGNNDGKP encoded by the coding sequence ATggcccaacaacagcccGATGAAGCGCAGCCACCTGCGACTCTCACCAATCCTCGGTTTACGCTCGAGCTCGAATTCGTATCCTCCCTCGCGAGCCCATACTATCTCTCCCACCTGGCGGTAACCTACCCTAACCTGCTAGGGATTTCCAAATCCGGTAATGATAGCGATGTGAACGACGATAGCTCCGACCCTGAGGCCGAGGCGTTCGCAGCCTACCTTGCCTACCTATACTCCTACTGGAAGACACCTGAATATTCCCAATTCCTAACGCATCCCGGTGCCACATTACGTGCGCTACGACTTCTCCAGGAGGAAGCATTTCGCCGTGATATCATTCGCCCACAGGTGATTGAAGGTTTGGCGGGGATGGATGTCAACGGCGAACAAAGCGGCCCAGCAGAGTCCGGGGACCAAGATGGCCAGCCAGATAAAACTGACCAGGGCGTGGAGGGAAACAATGATGGCAAGCCTTGA